From Candidatus Rubidus massiliensis, a single genomic window includes:
- a CDS encoding putative acetyltransferase, whose translation MNKIKDSDYHFEYQEEPIQEDEQVLNDGISDEAALKKNMERIKPFRIFIKDAHGIVLGGASGTIFYGSLYVDMLWLKEELRHQGLGRKLMMEAEKIGRERQCTFVTLNTMDWEALSFYQKLGYEIEFVRKGYSNDSQMYMLRKEL comes from the coding sequence ATGAATAAGATAAAAGACAGCGACTATCATTTTGAGTATCAAGAAGAGCCAATTCAAGAAGATGAACAGGTCCTGAATGATGGCATCAGTGATGAAGCTGCCTTGAAAAAAAATATGGAAAGGATCAAACCGTTTAGAATTTTCATCAAGGATGCTCATGGAATTGTGCTTGGTGGAGCAAGCGGTACCATTTTTTATGGCAGCCTTTATGTTGATATGCTCTGGTTAAAGGAAGAACTGCGTCATCAAGGTCTTGGGAGAAAATTGATGATGGAAGCAGAGAAGATCGGACGCGAAAGGCAATGTACATTTGTGACGCTTAATACAATGGACTGGGAGGCCCTGTCATTCTATCAGAAGCTTGGTTATGAAATTGAGTTTGTGAGAAAGGGCTACTCCAATGATTCGCAGATGTACATGTTGAGGAAGGAGCTATGA
- a CDS encoding Acetyltransferase (GNAT) family protein: protein MRESALSLHILRERDISGLVETFNFPWASLEVTQEKWKKYYAEQNANIRTVCIAKVQDESVGYGSLLNISEYPNFKDEGIPEIHDVWVSEKHRGTGIGKRLVQYLEGLAQQKNHKQIGIGVGLYKDYGRAQRLHVHLGYAPDGHGVTYKYQPIVPGDPYPIDDDLVIWFKKDLP from the coding sequence ATGAGGGAGAGTGCGCTGAGTTTGCACATCCTTCGGGAAAGAGACATCTCAGGATTGGTAGAGACTTTCAATTTTCCTTGGGCATCTCTTGAAGTGACACAAGAGAAATGGAAGAAGTATTATGCGGAGCAAAACGCAAATATTCGCACCGTGTGCATTGCCAAAGTACAAGATGAGTCTGTTGGTTATGGTAGTTTATTGAACATTTCAGAGTATCCGAATTTTAAGGATGAGGGCATTCCAGAAATCCATGATGTCTGGGTTTCTGAGAAACATCGAGGCACTGGGATTGGTAAAAGATTGGTCCAATATTTAGAGGGACTAGCGCAGCAAAAAAATCACAAGCAGATTGGGATTGGAGTTGGGCTTTATAAAGACTATGGACGTGCTCAGAGATTACATGTTCACCTTGGATATGCTCCTGATGGACATGGCGTAACATACAAATATCAGCCTATAGTGCCTGGAGACCCATATCCAATAGATGATGATCTGGTGATTTGGTTTAAGAAGGATTTGCCATGA
- a CDS encoding phage-associated protein, family, with translation MATYNFEKKSAEDLNRVPHNDGAIKVDGWMNVLTGLGIRGRDKNINAHFRMERIFEQTELDQLYRSDGVTRRIIDLVPSEMVRQGWEIEGDSDQAVNCKMEEIKTNHNLTTLLRWARLYGGALCVMGIADGLPLDEPVDERNIRDVKWLHVFDRYQSFSRDGTFEKDLNNPNYGFPNVYTVNDTRTGALFYVHHSRILRADWSMLPPRQQNFNNGWGDPLIQSIYDELRNYSTAFANAGLIMQDFVNYTLSIPNLAELISSQCSDNQVMKRLDILNLTKSATNTMILDAEEKYEKASTNISGIPELLDRFMLALSAVSGVPVSLLFGRSAAGMNATGDNDVRNFYDMVKQEQEAKLKPMLEKLTRYIMLSKDGSFSGVEPDNWSIQFVPLWQNTEEQEAIVRKIVAETDAIYLDRGVLDPAEVAVSRFGGNRWSMNTEVDLEARKNGFDPAELSELEREKKEQETPPPGIGPDFMPTGLRTR, from the coding sequence ATGGCTACGTACAATTTTGAAAAGAAATCTGCTGAAGATCTAAATCGAGTCCCCCATAACGACGGTGCAATTAAGGTCGATGGGTGGATGAATGTCCTTACAGGTCTTGGCATCAGAGGAAGGGACAAAAACATCAATGCTCACTTTCGCATGGAAAGAATCTTTGAGCAGACAGAACTGGATCAGCTCTACCGATCGGATGGAGTCACTCGCCGTATTATCGATTTAGTGCCTTCTGAGATGGTCCGTCAGGGATGGGAGATTGAAGGTGACTCCGACCAGGCAGTCAACTGCAAGATGGAGGAGATTAAAACCAACCACAATTTGACGACCCTCCTGCGATGGGCGCGATTATATGGCGGAGCTCTTTGCGTGATGGGTATCGCTGATGGCTTGCCATTAGACGAACCTGTCGATGAAAGAAATATCCGTGATGTGAAATGGCTTCATGTGTTCGATCGGTATCAATCTTTTAGCCGTGACGGGACATTTGAAAAGGATCTGAATAATCCTAATTATGGCTTCCCGAATGTCTATACAGTCAATGATACTCGTACAGGAGCTCTTTTTTATGTCCACCATTCTAGAATTCTTCGTGCAGATTGGTCCATGCTGCCTCCAAGACAGCAAAACTTCAATAATGGATGGGGGGATCCACTCATCCAATCCATCTATGATGAACTCCGCAATTATTCAACTGCTTTCGCGAATGCTGGACTGATCATGCAGGATTTCGTCAATTACACCCTCTCCATCCCTAATCTCGCTGAGCTTATCAGCTCTCAATGCTCGGACAATCAGGTGATGAAGCGTCTTGACATACTCAATTTAACCAAAAGCGCAACCAATACAATGATATTGGATGCAGAGGAGAAATATGAAAAAGCATCCACAAACATCTCTGGCATACCAGAGCTTCTCGATCGTTTTATGTTGGCTTTATCTGCGGTCTCTGGCGTCCCGGTATCCTTGCTCTTCGGAAGAAGCGCCGCAGGCATGAATGCGACTGGAGATAACGACGTTAGAAATTTTTACGATATGGTCAAACAGGAACAAGAAGCTAAGCTTAAACCGATGCTGGAAAAGCTCACACGCTACATCATGCTCTCCAAAGATGGATCCTTCAGTGGTGTCGAACCGGACAATTGGTCAATCCAGTTTGTGCCATTATGGCAAAACACCGAAGAGCAAGAAGCCATCGTCAGGAAAATCGTCGCGGAAACGGACGCCATTTATCTCGATCGAGGAGTGCTTGATCCTGCTGAAGTGGCTGTTTCTCGTTTCGGTGGCAACCGTTGGTCTATGAATACGGAAGTGGATCTTGAA
- a CDS encoding hypothetical protein (TL29) — METKKKKTMSKEKLIALISQEKEIHPNDVRHVIQAFLDKTTDYLAEGYRLEFRDFGVFEVIERKQKIERNPKKPEEEIIIPSRRVAKWFPGKKMRQQIESSVEVI, encoded by the coding sequence ATGGAGACAAAGAAGAAAAAGACCATGTCGAAAGAAAAGCTAATCGCTTTGATCTCTCAAGAGAAAGAAATCCACCCAAATGATGTGCGTCATGTTATTCAAGCCTTTTTAGATAAGACAACAGATTATTTAGCAGAAGGATATCGTCTCGAATTTCGAGATTTTGGCGTTTTTGAAGTCATCGAAAGAAAGCAGAAGATCGAGCGTAATCCAAAGAAGCCAGAGGAAGAGATCATTATTCCTTCACGTCGCGTTGCTAAATGGTTTCCAGGAAAAAAGATGCGCCAACAGATCGAAAGCAGTGTAGAGGTCATATGA
- a CDS encoding uridine/cytidine kinase yields MRSSSSHNKAPKVIGISGASGMGKTTLTNALGQALHATKIFWDDYDALSKEPNDYMKWYATDRDYSAWDYGVLAKLLCTLKSGESVICPATKQVLKPTEFIIFDAPLGYRHTQTAKYIDFLVFPNTPPDVALSRRLLRDFRNKESSSINDVLNEIEFYLSARELYIMCYEENRDANLVVDGCLPVESQIIEILQAIEKHVFSPILAEE; encoded by the coding sequence ATGAGAAGTTCTTCTTCGCACAATAAAGCGCCAAAAGTGATTGGAATTTCTGGCGCTTCTGGCATGGGAAAAACAACTTTAACTAATGCTCTTGGACAAGCGTTGCATGCAACCAAAATATTTTGGGATGACTATGATGCGCTTTCAAAAGAGCCCAATGATTACATGAAATGGTATGCAACGGATAGGGACTACTCTGCATGGGATTATGGTGTCTTGGCAAAATTGCTTTGCACTCTAAAATCTGGAGAATCGGTTATTTGCCCAGCAACAAAACAAGTATTAAAACCAACAGAATTCATTATATTTGATGCTCCATTAGGATATCGACATACACAAACCGCAAAATACATTGATTTCTTAGTATTTCCCAACACACCTCCTGATGTCGCTTTATCAAGAAGGTTATTGCGCGATTTCCGAAATAAGGAGTCGTCATCCATTAATGACGTTCTGAATGAAATCGAATTTTATTTATCCGCCAGAGAACTGTACATCATGTGCTATGAAGAAAATCGTGATGCAAATTTAGTTGTGGATGGTTGTTTACCAGTAGAAAGTCAAATAATTGAAATTTTGCAGGCCATAGAAAAACATGTGTTTAGTCCAATCCTGGCTGAGGAATGA
- a CDS encoding 3-oxoadipate enol-lactonase, with protein MNFKAMTLFIICFFFSLQFLIGEEHMLQTNQKNRSQEPKPPFPYFVEEVSYGNCEISLSGTLTLPRTTGPFPAVILIHGSSALDRDETILGHKPFLVLSDHFTRHGIAVLRFDKRGVGKSTGNYDNATIEDFCDDVAKGVEYLKSRPEIFKNQIGLVGHSEGGIVAPMLAAKSNDVAFIVLMAGTGVNGEEIFCEQGRLLHRGNGVDEEMIAIDTQVRKIFTGIVKKETNRDVAKEQIQEALAKFLSGLTENQKTWVKTHSVLTEELIKRFNSPWGHFYFPYEPSNALRQITIPTLVLNGDLDLVVSPKQNLPFIDEALKEAGNKDYTIIELPKLNHAFQTCEIGSWDEYEQTEETIAPSALNIMTDWILRTTNLSNRK; from the coding sequence ATGAATTTCAAAGCGATGACCCTTTTCATCATATGTTTTTTCTTCTCTTTGCAATTTCTTATTGGAGAAGAGCATATGTTACAAACAAATCAAAAAAATCGTTCTCAAGAGCCAAAACCTCCTTTTCCTTATTTTGTAGAAGAAGTCAGTTATGGAAATTGTGAAATATCGCTTTCAGGAACCCTGACATTGCCTAGAACAACCGGACCATTTCCTGCTGTCATCCTCATTCATGGTTCTTCAGCTTTAGATCGTGATGAAACAATCCTTGGCCATAAACCTTTTCTCGTGTTGTCAGATCACTTCACAAGACATGGTATAGCAGTGCTACGCTTTGATAAGCGTGGTGTCGGAAAATCTACTGGAAATTACGATAACGCAACAATAGAGGACTTTTGTGATGATGTTGCTAAAGGTGTCGAATATTTGAAATCGAGACCAGAAATTTTCAAAAACCAGATCGGGCTTGTTGGTCATAGCGAAGGCGGAATTGTAGCACCTATGCTCGCAGCAAAATCAAACGATGTAGCCTTTATTGTGCTAATGGCTGGAACTGGTGTAAACGGAGAAGAAATTTTTTGCGAACAGGGAAGATTGCTCCATCGTGGAAATGGAGTAGATGAGGAAATGATTGCCATTGATACTCAAGTTCGAAAAATTTTTACAGGAATTGTGAAAAAAGAAACCAATCGGGATGTGGCCAAAGAACAGATACAGGAAGCACTTGCAAAATTCTTATCTGGATTGACCGAGAATCAAAAAACATGGGTTAAGACCCATTCTGTCTTAACTGAAGAATTGATAAAAAGATTTAATTCTCCATGGGGTCACTTTTACTTTCCTTATGAACCTTCTAACGCTTTGAGACAAATTACAATTCCTACATTAGTGCTGAATGGCGATCTTGATCTAGTGGTATCGCCAAAACAAAACCTTCCTTTCATCGATGAGGCGCTCAAAGAAGCTGGCAATAAAGACTATACAATCATTGAGTTGCCAAAACTCAATCATGCGTTCCAAACATGCGAGATAGGATCGTGGGATGAGTATGAACAAACTGAAGAAACAATAGCACCTTCAGCACTAAATATCATGACAGATTGGATATTAAGAACGACAAACCTAAGTAATAGAAAGTAA
- a CDS encoding Adenosine monophosphate-protein transferase SoFic, with the protein MHSLDESFLKSLTFTAEQLTILRTIGEYQGKQELYFKQSPEILKGLQQVAIIESSESSNRLEGITAPHHRIAELITQDTMPKDRSEQEIAGYRDALNLIHQSAEHMPFSLNVILQLHSWIYRYLPNPGGQWKTTDNEITEIHPDGKKRVRFIPSNAFETPSAMEKLMKDYRMSIEEWRIEPLIVIPATILDFLCIHPFRDGNGRTARLLTLLLLYHFDYQVGRYISLERIFEESKESYYETLEKSSQAWHQGKHNLMPWMTYFWGVLLRAYKEFEGRVGTLTTGKGSKAQHITMTIENMIGPFSISDIERACPSVSRDTIRLVLRQLRDEGSIIPQGKGRSAKWIRKLT; encoded by the coding sequence ATGCATTCATTGGATGAAAGTTTTTTAAAGTCTTTAACGTTTACAGCTGAGCAACTTACTATTTTGCGTACGATTGGTGAGTATCAAGGAAAACAGGAACTTTACTTCAAGCAATCGCCCGAAATTTTAAAAGGTCTTCAGCAAGTCGCGATTATTGAATCGAGCGAGTCATCCAATCGATTAGAAGGCATTACCGCTCCACATCACCGTATTGCCGAACTCATCACGCAAGACACTATGCCAAAAGATCGATCGGAACAGGAAATTGCCGGATATCGAGATGCCCTAAATTTGATTCATCAATCTGCTGAGCATATGCCATTTTCACTCAATGTGATTCTACAACTCCATTCATGGATTTATCGCTATCTTCCAAATCCTGGAGGCCAGTGGAAAACAACAGATAATGAAATCACGGAAATCCATCCTGATGGAAAAAAACGTGTCAGATTTATTCCTTCTAATGCGTTTGAGACCCCATCGGCTATGGAAAAATTGATGAAAGATTATCGAATGAGTATCGAAGAGTGGCGTATAGAACCACTTATTGTGATTCCAGCTACTATTTTGGATTTTTTGTGCATTCACCCATTTCGAGACGGCAACGGTCGCACAGCTCGCTTATTGACACTTCTGCTCCTTTATCATTTTGATTATCAGGTAGGGAGATATATCAGCCTTGAGCGGATCTTTGAAGAATCAAAAGAGAGTTATTATGAAACGTTGGAGAAAAGTTCTCAAGCTTGGCACCAAGGAAAACATAACCTTATGCCTTGGATGACCTATTTCTGGGGAGTCTTGCTAAGAGCTTACAAGGAGTTTGAAGGACGAGTTGGGACCTTAACTACAGGCAAAGGAAGTAAAGCTCAGCATATCACTATGACTATAGAAAATATGATCGGTCCTTTTTCTATTTCCGATATTGAACGTGCTTGCCCATCCGTAAGTAGAGACACTATTCGACTCGTTTTAAGGCAACTCAGAGATGAGGGTTCCATTATCCCTCAAGGTAAAGGTCGCAGTGCAAAGTGGATAAGGAAATTAACATGA